One genomic segment of Chitinophaga sancti includes these proteins:
- a CDS encoding peptidoglycan DD-metalloendopeptidase family protein gives MLTEILQRHQPFQPVVLFDPTQDHLYPMDFTAANTALTPDMLDDEHRFSDYVSQLLAKHNAIFGIGGYNEHRTIYSRSAHFDTEGEPRRLHLGVDIWGPVGTPVYAPLNGRVHSFQFNNQLGDYGATIILQHVLDSVTFHTLYGHMSVADLEVLKPEAPVAAGQIIAHFGPLTENGHWPPHLHFQLIIDMEGKAGDYPGVCRYSERERYLANCPDPNLILAF, from the coding sequence ATGTTAACCGAGATCTTACAACGCCATCAACCGTTTCAGCCGGTCGTACTCTTTGATCCCACACAGGATCACCTGTACCCAATGGATTTTACTGCCGCTAATACAGCGCTTACACCGGACATGCTGGACGATGAACACCGATTCAGTGACTACGTCTCCCAACTATTAGCCAAACACAATGCTATATTCGGTATAGGCGGATATAACGAACACAGAACCATCTATTCCCGTAGTGCACATTTCGATACAGAAGGCGAACCACGCCGCTTACACCTGGGTGTGGATATCTGGGGACCTGTAGGCACACCTGTATATGCACCACTAAATGGGCGTGTACATAGTTTTCAATTCAACAACCAATTGGGAGATTATGGGGCTACGATCATCTTACAACACGTGCTGGACAGTGTCACTTTTCATACCCTTTACGGGCACATGAGTGTAGCTGATCTGGAAGTATTAAAACCCGAGGCTCCAGTGGCGGCAGGTCAGATCATCGCCCACTTCGGGCCACTGACAGAGAATGGCCATTGGCCTCCACACCTCCACTTCCAGCTCATCATCGATATGGAAGGGAAGGCGGGAGACTATCCTGGCGTATGTCGTTATAGTGAAAGAGAAAGATACCTGGCTAATTGCCCTGATCCGAACCTCATCTTAGCGTTTTAA
- a CDS encoding leucine--tRNA ligase, with protein sequence MEYNFRAIEKKWQDSWGSSNAYRVSINSQKPKCYVLDMFPYPSGAGLHVGHPLGYISSDIYARYKRLKGFNVLHPMGWDAFGLPAEQYALETGQHPAVTTAENIAAFRKQLGNIGFCFDWEREVNTSNPDYYKWTQWLFLQLFDSWFDRNAQKAKRIPELTAIFEKEGNNAHECPGDRALNFTAEEWKGYDEAHQREILMHYRIAFLAYAEVNWCAALGTVLANDEVVNGVSERGGFPVVKKKMRQWFLRITEYANRLLEGLETVNYSEAMKEMQRNWIGKSQGAEITFRFDGNENEGLRVYTTRPDTIFGVDFMVVAPEHELVAKITTPENKVAVDKYLDYVQSRSERERMAEVKQITGCFTGAYVLNPFNGKRIPVWISEYVLAGYGTGAIMAVPCGDQRDFGFAKHFNIPITNIIGDAFNGAEANPTKDAVLQNSDFLNGVPMRQAMELVADKVEAMGIGKKQTNFRMRDAGFSRQRYWGEPFPIVYKNGIPYAVDEKDLPVELPHVDTYKPGEDGEGPLANITDWVNIDANTKRETNTMPGYAGSSWYFLRYADPSNKEEFAGRAATDYWNQVDVYIGGTEHAVGHLLYSRLWTKVLFDLGYIGFDEPYKKLINQGMIQGSSRFVKRLRFIHSDHHVGADEIEPITLPDNKQVYISNSFGDIKIKEIIELIRAQDTSLAEFLDSMHVNYVIESYIHVDVNFVDGVILDIDAARKWKADFANAIFLTQDGQFTCKSEIEKMSKSKYNTVNPDVLVEKYGADTFRMYEMFLGPVEQSKPWDTKGIEGVHRFLKKLWRLFADEQKGLIVKDGEATPEELKILHKTIQKIDSDTENFSYNTAVSQFMICVNELSSLKCNKRSVLEPVLILLTPYAPHIAEELWHLLGNTTTILDAPYPVFEEKYVKEDAFNYPIAVNGKTRTELSFPLDTDNAALEQTVLANEVVQKWIEGKPVKKVVIVKGRMINIVV encoded by the coding sequence ATGGAATATAATTTCAGGGCTATTGAGAAAAAGTGGCAGGACTCCTGGGGCAGCTCGAATGCTTACAGGGTTAGCATCAATAGCCAAAAGCCCAAGTGTTATGTACTTGATATGTTTCCTTATCCTTCAGGAGCGGGCCTCCATGTAGGCCATCCGCTGGGATATATTTCGTCTGATATCTATGCTCGTTATAAAAGACTAAAAGGCTTTAATGTGCTACATCCCATGGGCTGGGATGCCTTCGGTCTGCCGGCAGAACAGTATGCCCTGGAAACAGGTCAGCACCCCGCAGTGACTACTGCCGAAAATATTGCGGCCTTCCGTAAACAACTGGGGAACATCGGGTTTTGCTTTGACTGGGAAAGAGAGGTGAATACCAGTAATCCCGATTACTATAAATGGACACAATGGCTCTTCCTTCAGCTGTTCGATAGCTGGTTTGACCGTAACGCCCAGAAAGCCAAACGCATTCCAGAACTGACCGCCATCTTCGAAAAAGAAGGTAACAATGCCCACGAATGCCCTGGCGATCGTGCCCTCAACTTTACAGCTGAAGAGTGGAAAGGTTATGACGAGGCCCATCAGCGTGAGATCCTCATGCATTACCGCATCGCGTTCCTCGCTTATGCAGAGGTGAACTGGTGTGCCGCACTGGGTACCGTTCTGGCCAATGATGAAGTAGTAAATGGTGTAAGTGAACGTGGTGGTTTCCCTGTAGTAAAGAAGAAAATGCGCCAGTGGTTCCTCCGTATCACCGAGTATGCAAACCGCCTGCTCGAGGGTCTGGAAACTGTGAACTACAGCGAAGCTATGAAGGAAATGCAGCGTAACTGGATCGGAAAGAGCCAGGGTGCTGAAATCACCTTCAGGTTTGATGGTAACGAAAATGAAGGATTAAGAGTATATACCACCCGCCCCGATACCATTTTTGGTGTGGACTTCATGGTAGTAGCTCCTGAGCATGAGCTGGTAGCTAAGATCACAACTCCTGAGAATAAAGTAGCCGTAGATAAATACCTGGATTATGTCCAAAGCCGTTCTGAACGTGAACGTATGGCAGAGGTGAAACAAATCACCGGTTGCTTTACAGGTGCCTATGTACTGAATCCATTTAATGGCAAACGTATCCCGGTATGGATCTCTGAATACGTACTGGCAGGTTATGGTACAGGTGCGATCATGGCAGTACCATGCGGTGACCAGCGTGACTTTGGCTTCGCAAAACACTTTAATATTCCGATTACGAATATCATCGGTGATGCATTCAATGGTGCTGAAGCAAATCCAACCAAAGATGCAGTACTGCAGAACAGCGACTTCCTGAATGGCGTACCAATGAGGCAGGCAATGGAGCTGGTAGCTGATAAGGTAGAAGCCATGGGTATCGGTAAAAAGCAGACCAACTTCAGAATGCGTGATGCCGGCTTTAGCCGTCAGCGTTACTGGGGTGAGCCATTCCCGATCGTATACAAAAATGGTATCCCATATGCTGTAGACGAAAAGGATCTGCCTGTTGAATTACCACACGTAGACACCTACAAACCAGGTGAAGATGGTGAGGGCCCGCTGGCCAACATCACTGACTGGGTAAATATAGATGCAAATACCAAACGTGAAACCAACACCATGCCTGGCTATGCAGGTAGTAGCTGGTACTTCCTGCGCTATGCAGATCCTTCCAACAAGGAAGAGTTTGCAGGTCGTGCAGCAACCGACTACTGGAACCAGGTAGATGTGTATATCGGTGGTACAGAACATGCGGTAGGTCACCTGCTGTATTCACGTCTGTGGACGAAAGTACTGTTTGACCTGGGTTATATTGGTTTTGATGAGCCTTACAAAAAGCTGATCAACCAGGGTATGATTCAGGGTTCTTCCAGGTTTGTAAAACGTTTAAGATTCATCCACAGCGACCACCATGTAGGTGCTGATGAAATTGAACCTATCACACTGCCGGATAACAAACAGGTATATATCTCTAATAGTTTTGGCGATATCAAAATCAAAGAAATCATAGAGCTGATCAGGGCACAGGATACTTCGTTAGCCGAGTTCCTGGATTCTATGCATGTAAACTATGTGATCGAAAGCTATATACACGTGGATGTCAACTTCGTTGATGGTGTGATATTGGATATAGACGCAGCCAGAAAATGGAAAGCAGATTTTGCAAACGCAATCTTCTTAACACAGGATGGTCAGTTCACATGTAAATCTGAAATAGAGAAAATGAGTAAGAGCAAGTACAATACCGTCAACCCGGATGTACTTGTTGAAAAATACGGCGCCGATACCTTCCGCATGTACGAAATGTTCCTCGGGCCTGTAGAGCAGTCCAAACCATGGGATACCAAAGGTATCGAAGGTGTACACCGCTTCCTCAAAAAACTCTGGCGTCTCTTTGCTGATGAACAAAAAGGCCTGATCGTTAAAGATGGTGAAGCAACGCCTGAAGAACTGAAGATCCTGCACAAAACCATTCAGAAAATCGATAGCGATACTGAAAACTTCTCTTACAATACCGCTGTAAGCCAGTTTATGATCTGTGTAAATGAACTGAGCAGTCTCAAGTGCAACAAGCGTAGCGTACTGGAACCAGTACTCATACTGCTTACACCTTATGCACCGCATATCGCTGAAGAGCTGTGGCACCTGCTGGGTAACACAACCACTATCCTCGATGCACCATACCCTGTATTCGAAGAGAAGTATGTAAAGGAAGACGCATTCAACTACCCAATCGCAGTGAATGGTAAAACCCGCACAGAACTGAGCTTCCCGCTGGATACAGACAACGCAGCCCTCGAACAGACTGTACTGGCCAACGAGGTCGTACAAAAATGGATAGAAGGCAAACCTGTGAAGAAAGTAGTGATTGTAAAAGGAAGAATGATCAATATTGTTGTTTAA
- a CDS encoding cell division protein FtsX, translating into MAQQPGKSSSKKSKPSYLYSIIGVALVLFLLGTLGLIVIHANKLSEYFKESIEIQVILRDNVKEEQAIALRDSIAGRPYVKSIEYVSKDMAAERFKKEFGEDFITLLQYNPLYASINVKGNARYVNPDSLAVIEANLGQQSIVREISYQRGLVSKLNENVRKIGFVILGISVMLALVVIVLIDNTIRLAMFSNRFLIKTMQMVGATRWFIAKPFDLRSIINGALSAILAIAGLIGILYFADQLLPELSAMRDYFMTSVLFIGMIVIGIFISLVSTHRSVMKYLRLKLDDLY; encoded by the coding sequence ATGGCGCAGCAACCCGGGAAATCATCTTCAAAAAAATCCAAACCTTCTTATTTGTATTCCATTATTGGAGTGGCACTTGTCCTGTTCCTGCTGGGAACCTTGGGTCTCATAGTGATCCATGCCAATAAGCTCAGTGAATATTTTAAAGAAAGCATTGAAATTCAGGTGATCCTTAGGGACAACGTGAAAGAAGAGCAGGCGATCGCTCTTCGTGATTCCATTGCAGGCAGGCCTTATGTCAAGTCGATCGAATATGTATCCAAAGATATGGCGGCCGAGCGCTTTAAAAAGGAGTTTGGAGAGGATTTTATCACCCTGCTGCAATATAACCCATTGTATGCCAGTATCAATGTAAAAGGTAACGCCCGGTATGTAAATCCGGACAGCCTGGCAGTGATTGAGGCAAATCTGGGTCAGCAGAGTATAGTAAGAGAAATTTCTTACCAGAGAGGGCTGGTATCCAAGCTGAATGAGAATGTGCGTAAGATCGGGTTCGTGATCCTCGGCATCTCAGTTATGCTTGCGCTGGTAGTCATCGTGCTGATAGACAATACGATACGTCTGGCCATGTTCAGCAACCGCTTCCTGATTAAGACCATGCAGATGGTAGGGGCCACCAGGTGGTTCATAGCCAAGCCTTTCGACCTGCGTAGTATCATCAATGGGGCCTTGAGTGCCATATTGGCTATTGCCGGTTTGATAGGGATTCTCTATTTTGCAGACCAGTTACTTCCAGAGCTTAGTGCCATGCGGGATTACTTTATGACATCTGTCCTCTTTATAGGCATGATTGTAATAGGTATCTTTATCTCGCTGGTGAGTACGCATCGTTCGGTAATGAAATACCTGCGACTGAAACTGGATGATTTATATTGA
- a CDS encoding DUF3098 domain-containing protein, protein MIKETKQADKAVIDSRPVFAKDNYKLMIAGLVITVIGFLLMTGGYNDDATKFKPEEVYSFQRITLAPIVILLGLAVEVFAIMRKPKQ, encoded by the coding sequence ATGATTAAAGAAACCAAACAAGCAGATAAGGCAGTCATTGATAGCCGCCCTGTTTTTGCAAAAGATAACTATAAATTGATGATAGCGGGTCTGGTGATCACTGTAATCGGCTTTCTGCTGATGACTGGTGGTTACAATGATGATGCTACCAAATTCAAACCAGAAGAAGTGTATAGTTTCCAGCGTATTACCCTGGCGCCTATCGTGATCCTGCTGGGTCTGGCAGTAGAGGTTTTTGCGATAATGCGTAAACCAAAGCAATAA
- a CDS encoding undecaprenyl-diphosphate phosphatase — MSILDAIIIAIVEGLTEFLPISSTGHMVITSAILGIGDDEFTKLFEIVIQLGAILAVVVLYWKKFFVFDKNRIPFYLKLVLATIPALILGFLFHHKIKDLMGSPAVVAASLFLGGIVLLFVDNWFKNPTIDKDEQVDNFRAIRIGFFQCLALIPGVSRSAASIIGGMQQKLTRNAAAEFSFFLAVPTMFAATCYDLYKSKDALASNTGNFQLLIIGFVIAFIVALVAIKFFIGVLKRYGFRVWGVYRILVGGAILAAMAMGYNLTVG, encoded by the coding sequence ATGAGCATTCTGGATGCCATTATCATTGCTATTGTTGAAGGATTAACCGAGTTTTTACCCATTTCGTCTACTGGTCACATGGTCATTACCAGTGCAATACTGGGTATCGGGGACGACGAGTTTACTAAATTGTTTGAGATTGTAATACAGCTGGGGGCAATATTAGCTGTCGTGGTTTTGTACTGGAAAAAATTCTTTGTGTTCGATAAGAACCGCATTCCTTTTTATCTCAAACTGGTATTGGCTACCATTCCTGCGCTGATCCTGGGTTTCCTGTTCCATCACAAGATCAAGGACCTGATGGGTTCTCCTGCAGTGGTTGCGGCCAGCCTGTTCCTGGGTGGTATTGTATTATTGTTTGTGGACAACTGGTTTAAGAATCCAACCATTGACAAGGATGAACAGGTGGACAATTTCAGGGCTATCCGCATTGGTTTTTTCCAGTGCCTGGCGTTGATTCCGGGTGTGAGTCGCAGTGCCGCATCCATCATAGGTGGTATGCAGCAAAAGCTGACCCGCAATGCTGCTGCTGAATTTTCGTTTTTCCTGGCCGTACCAACCATGTTCGCAGCAACCTGCTATGACCTGTATAAAAGCAAAGATGCCCTGGCAAGCAATACCGGCAATTTCCAGCTGCTGATCATTGGTTTTGTCATTGCATTTATCGTAGCATTAGTTGCCATCAAGTTCTTTATCGGCGTATTGAAAAGATATGGTTTCCGTGTATGGGGTGTATACCGCATACTTGTAGGAGGTGCTATCCTGGCAGCTATGGCGATGGGATACAACCTGACCGTAGGCTAA
- a CDS encoding porin family protein — translation MKKVLLPLMGCLVAMATYGQQNYVPGTVAIPQQDDSLRGFIDFKNWTSSPGEIHFKSTQNGTVTKYTPDQISGFTMQSNGEIIYVSKHLLLDVTPYIVSTTQRVTQPETELMDSTVFIQQLVVGDYNLYTYTDKYQRVHFMYGVPGQEIQELKYIKTLVPAPEGSKLYEKREYQEQLSTLFKDDSKIARQARNVEYRDDKLIALFVAYHQKQHPDEKVAVKQNKKNPVYWGIVAGPSFNSFKMKNGEDYNRHGDYSSSVGPVAGLFLDIPFGGATRKFSLYNELIFKSYSTDAKMDMSRLLEGDVTTFKLNYVQINIMAQYIYPRGLVRPFVHIGVGNALLINEKKNDYYDASRDEHSDAVSDIRKLEQSLVGGVGVKVSRFQLEVRGATTTGWMPTAMVSMPVNSLQIIAGVRL, via the coding sequence ATGAAGAAGGTTTTATTACCCCTGATGGGCTGCCTGGTGGCAATGGCCACCTATGGACAGCAAAATTATGTTCCCGGGACAGTAGCTATTCCTCAACAAGATGATTCCCTGAGAGGATTTATTGATTTCAAAAACTGGACGAGCAGCCCGGGAGAAATTCATTTCAAAAGTACTCAAAATGGAACCGTCACTAAGTACACTCCTGACCAGATCAGTGGTTTTACCATGCAGTCGAATGGAGAAATTATATACGTGTCGAAGCATTTGCTGCTGGATGTAACACCATATATTGTTTCTACCACACAAAGGGTGACACAACCAGAAACAGAATTGATGGATTCTACCGTATTTATTCAGCAACTTGTAGTGGGCGATTATAACCTGTATACTTATACTGATAAATACCAGCGCGTACACTTTATGTATGGTGTGCCAGGACAGGAAATCCAGGAACTCAAGTACATCAAGACATTGGTACCTGCTCCTGAGGGATCCAAACTCTATGAAAAGAGGGAATATCAGGAGCAACTGTCCACCCTGTTCAAGGACGACAGCAAGATAGCCAGACAGGCAAGGAATGTGGAATACCGCGATGATAAGCTGATTGCTTTATTTGTTGCTTATCATCAAAAGCAGCACCCGGATGAAAAGGTAGCTGTGAAGCAAAACAAAAAGAATCCAGTCTATTGGGGGATAGTAGCAGGTCCGTCATTCAATAGCTTCAAAATGAAGAACGGAGAAGATTATAACCGGCATGGCGATTATAGTTCTTCTGTTGGCCCTGTAGCAGGATTATTCCTGGATATTCCATTTGGGGGTGCTACCAGGAAGTTTTCATTGTACAATGAACTGATCTTTAAGTCATACAGCACGGATGCGAAGATGGACATGTCCAGACTACTTGAAGGTGACGTGACTACTTTTAAATTGAATTATGTGCAGATAAATATCATGGCACAGTATATATATCCCAGAGGACTCGTAAGGCCGTTTGTTCATATTGGTGTAGGCAATGCGTTGCTTATTAATGAGAAAAAGAATGATTACTATGATGCAAGTAGGGATGAACATAGTGACGCTGTGAGTGATATCCGCAAATTGGAACAATCTCTTGTTGGCGGAGTTGGTGTGAAGGTAAGCCGCTTCCAGCTGGAAGTTCGGGGTGCTACTACGACTGGCTGGATGCCAACGGCAATGGTCTCTATGCCGGTCAATTCATTACAGATAATTGCCGGAGTAAGATTATAA
- a CDS encoding alanine dehydrogenase, whose amino-acid sequence MEQRQKPVVSAGFTYSPLEETLDIPQKNSRLFIGIPKETSFQENRIALTPDAVSILASNGHHIVVEHKAGDGSHFYDTDFSEAGAEILYDKKEVYKAEIIVKSAPLNDEEIELLHPHQIVISPIHLAALKIEQVQKMMEKRITLLSFENLKDDAGTYPIVRAMSEIAGGAVMLLASQYLSNSNKGKGILLGGVTGIPPTKVVIIGAGIVGEFAARTAMALGSSVKVFDNNIYKLKRLQNNIGVRVFTSVIQPKVLAEQLRNADVAVGALSSQSGRTPIVVSESMVSNMKAGSVIVDVSIDRGGCFETSEITSHENPIFKKYDVIHYCVPNIPSGFARTASEAISNVLMPLLLEAADDGGFENLVWIKRGVRNGIYLYKGALTNYHLSEKFKLKYTDLELLLAVKG is encoded by the coding sequence ATGGAGCAAAGGCAAAAACCTGTTGTGAGTGCTGGCTTTACATATTCACCGCTGGAAGAAACGTTGGATATTCCGCAGAAAAATTCCCGTTTATTCATAGGTATTCCAAAAGAAACGTCCTTCCAGGAAAACCGCATAGCGCTTACACCCGATGCGGTAAGTATACTGGCCAGCAATGGTCATCATATCGTGGTAGAACATAAGGCAGGCGATGGCTCCCATTTTTATGACACAGATTTTTCAGAAGCCGGCGCCGAAATATTGTACGATAAGAAAGAAGTATACAAAGCGGAGATCATTGTAAAATCAGCCCCACTCAACGATGAGGAAATAGAGCTGCTGCATCCTCACCAGATCGTGATCTCTCCCATCCACCTGGCTGCCCTGAAAATAGAGCAGGTACAAAAGATGATGGAGAAGCGGATTACCCTGCTCTCGTTCGAAAATCTCAAAGACGATGCAGGCACCTACCCTATTGTAAGAGCTATGAGCGAGATAGCTGGTGGCGCTGTCATGCTGCTGGCCAGTCAGTACCTGAGCAACAGCAATAAAGGGAAAGGTATTCTGTTGGGCGGTGTAACGGGTATACCTCCTACCAAGGTAGTGATCATCGGCGCAGGCATTGTAGGCGAATTTGCAGCCCGTACTGCCATGGCCCTGGGTTCTTCTGTAAAAGTATTCGACAATAACATCTATAAACTGAAACGCCTGCAAAACAACATCGGCGTTCGTGTATTTACCTCCGTTATTCAGCCCAAAGTACTGGCAGAGCAGCTGCGGAATGCTGATGTAGCAGTCGGCGCTTTGTCTTCTCAGTCAGGCCGTACACCTATTGTAGTCTCCGAATCAATGGTGAGCAACATGAAAGCAGGATCTGTGATTGTAGATGTAAGTATAGACAGAGGCGGTTGTTTTGAAACATCAGAGATCACCAGTCATGAAAACCCGATATTCAAGAAGTACGATGTAATTCACTATTGCGTACCTAATATTCCATCAGGATTTGCACGCACAGCTTCTGAAGCTATCAGTAATGTACTGATGCCATTATTGCTGGAAGCAGCAGATGATGGTGGTTTTGAGAACCTGGTGTGGATCAAGAGAGGAGTGCGGAATGGGATCTATCTCTATAAAGGGGCATTGACCAACTATCACCTGAGTGAAAAGTTCAAACTAAAATATACTGACCTCGAGCTGCTACTGGCAGTGAAGGGATAA
- the tsaE gene encoding tRNA (adenosine(37)-N6)-threonylcarbamoyltransferase complex ATPase subunit type 1 TsaE yields the protein MEWTFTIEELPKVAQSFWAQYGAQQIFTLEGAMGAGKTTFVKALCAAKGVEDTTASPTFSIINQYNYRTNDGVTRNIYHLDLYRLRDEEEAIGAGVEDTLYQEGAICFVEWPDIIQELLPADTIRLQLTVLPDQRRQLRVS from the coding sequence ATGGAATGGACCTTTACTATTGAGGAGCTGCCCAAGGTAGCCCAAAGTTTCTGGGCACAATATGGAGCGCAACAGATTTTTACCCTTGAGGGAGCCATGGGTGCCGGCAAAACTACTTTTGTAAAGGCACTGTGTGCGGCAAAAGGCGTGGAGGATACAACTGCCAGTCCGACCTTCTCCATTATTAACCAGTACAACTATCGTACAAATGACGGTGTAACACGTAATATTTATCACCTGGATCTGTATCGGTTACGTGATGAGGAAGAGGCAATAGGCGCGGGTGTAGAGGATACCCTCTACCAGGAGGGCGCAATATGTTTTGTAGAATGGCCGGATATCATCCAGGAATTATTACCTGCAGACACCATTCGATTGCAATTGACAGTATTACCTGATCAGCGGAGACAGCTGCGGGTTTCCTGA
- a CDS encoding cation-translocating P-type ATPase — translation METISCKVKGMNCTSCALTVSKYLQHKGMQDVNVSFATEELSFTLPEGIETNPKDILSGIDQLGYQVVLPNQPQPKAAFLRTLTFKFIFCAIFTAPLLLHMWVHWAWLHDPVVQLCLATPVFLTGMWHFGRSAIRSLVNGMANMDVLIALGAIAAYGYSLTGTILHLGPDYMFYETAAAIITLVFLGNLLEERSVKQTTTAITALAKMQVTTANRIEEHGDHEHIHVVDNQALRTGDKVLVNTGDMIPMDGTIYWGSGLINESMITGESTPVRKGEKDKGIGGTILEEGSIKMFITATGKDTVLSYIIDLVKQAQGNKPPMQKLADKISAIFVPLVLGIAVLTFLGWAIFGHITIGAAIMRSIAVLVIACPCAMGLATPAAVMVGLGRAAKNGILIKGAQTLEAFKDIKYVVLDKTGTLTTGKLQLGNYHYEGMTEREFAQTVYSLEKFSSHPIARSLVSIWKKEGEVKLTQIREIKGRGMQAKDSAGNEWQLGSFEMAKHTTADDSHNLYLLKNGQLTGWIDLIDEVRPDAAEMVAMLQSRGITTVLLSGDTERKCRELAALTGIREVYSSQTPEQKLQQIDRLMQAAPVAMVGDGINDAPALARATIGISLSDATHIAMQSANVILLNSKLSSLPLALGLGKHTFLTIQQNLFWAFLYNVIAIPFAAFGVLSPISGAGVMALSDIVLAANSVRLRYKRVI, via the coding sequence ATGGAAACGATCAGTTGTAAAGTTAAAGGAATGAACTGTACCAGTTGTGCCTTGACGGTATCAAAATACCTTCAGCACAAAGGTATGCAGGATGTGAATGTTAGTTTTGCCACAGAGGAATTGAGTTTTACCCTGCCTGAAGGAATTGAGACAAATCCCAAAGATATTCTCTCTGGTATCGATCAGCTGGGCTACCAGGTGGTATTACCTAACCAACCTCAACCCAAGGCGGCTTTTCTGCGTACACTGACATTTAAGTTTATTTTCTGCGCCATCTTTACAGCTCCTTTGTTATTACATATGTGGGTACACTGGGCATGGCTCCATGATCCTGTTGTACAGCTTTGCCTTGCTACACCCGTTTTTCTGACGGGGATGTGGCATTTTGGCCGGAGTGCGATCCGCTCTCTTGTAAACGGGATGGCGAATATGGATGTGCTGATTGCTTTGGGTGCCATCGCTGCTTATGGCTATAGCCTTACTGGTACAATCCTGCACCTGGGGCCAGACTATATGTTTTACGAAACGGCTGCTGCCATCATCACCCTGGTATTCCTGGGCAACCTGCTGGAAGAGCGTTCTGTAAAGCAAACCACTACTGCAATTACGGCCCTTGCAAAGATGCAGGTAACAACCGCCAATCGTATTGAAGAACACGGTGATCATGAACATATTCATGTAGTAGACAACCAGGCCCTGCGCACTGGTGATAAAGTATTGGTGAACACGGGCGATATGATTCCCATGGATGGCACCATCTACTGGGGGAGTGGCCTCATCAATGAATCTATGATCACTGGTGAAAGCACCCCTGTACGTAAAGGCGAAAAAGATAAAGGTATTGGTGGCACTATCCTGGAAGAAGGTAGTATCAAAATGTTCATCACCGCTACCGGAAAAGATACGGTTCTCTCTTACATCATCGACCTCGTAAAACAGGCACAGGGCAATAAACCGCCCATGCAGAAACTGGCTGATAAGATCAGTGCCATCTTCGTACCATTGGTATTAGGGATTGCAGTACTGACCTTTTTAGGTTGGGCGATATTTGGACATATCACCATTGGCGCCGCTATTATGCGGAGTATCGCTGTACTGGTCATCGCCTGTCCATGTGCCATGGGACTCGCTACGCCGGCAGCCGTTATGGTGGGATTGGGCAGAGCAGCAAAAAATGGTATTCTCATCAAGGGTGCCCAAACCCTGGAAGCCTTTAAGGATATAAAATACGTAGTACTGGATAAAACCGGTACCCTCACTACCGGCAAACTGCAGCTGGGCAATTATCACTACGAAGGTATGACCGAAAGGGAATTTGCCCAGACAGTGTATAGCCTGGAGAAATTCTCTTCTCACCCTATTGCCCGTTCACTTGTGAGTATCTGGAAGAAAGAAGGAGAAGTGAAGCTGACACAGATCCGTGAAATAAAAGGTCGTGGTATGCAGGCAAAAGACTCCGCAGGCAATGAATGGCAGCTGGGTTCCTTTGAAATGGCGAAACATACGACTGCTGATGATAGCCATAACCTCTACCTGCTGAAGAATGGTCAACTGACAGGCTGGATAGACCTGATCGATGAAGTAAGACCTGATGCAGCAGAAATGGTGGCCATGTTGCAAAGCAGAGGTATTACAACCGTGCTGCTGAGTGGAGATACAGAACGTAAATGTCGTGAACTGGCCGCGTTGACAGGCATCCGGGAAGTATACTCCAGCCAGACACCAGAACAGAAATTACAGCAAATAGACCGTCTTATGCAAGCCGCACCGGTAGCTATGGTAGGCGATGGTATCAACGATGCACCGGCATTGGCCAGGGCTACGATTGGTATCTCCCTAAGTGATGCCACGCATATTGCTATGCAGAGTGCCAATGTGATCTTATTAAATAGCAAATTGTCTTCCCTGCCGCTAGCATTGGGGCTGGGTAAACATACCTTTCTCACTATACAACAGAATCTTTTCTGGGCATTCCTGTACAATGTGATTGCCATTCCATTTGCTGCCTTTGGGGTATTGAGCCCTATATCCGGTGCGGGTGTGATGGCGCTTTCAGATATCGTACTGGCCGCGAATTCTGTGCGCCTGCGGTACAAGAGAGTAATATAG